The Bacillus sp. Y1 genome has a window encoding:
- a CDS encoding TIGR01777 family oxidoreductase, whose protein sequence is MRIAITGGTGLVGKALTESLRADGHDLFILTRNQENGYQKGVTYVKWLSRDADPASEIEAIDVIINLAGESINSGRWSDERKARIVNSRVSATNEVVSIIKRLKQKPKLLINASGIGFYGTSTVDTFTEATKKAGNDFLAQTVEKWEAATLETRELGVRTVFARFGVILDKKDGALPRIALPYHLFAGGTVGSGDQWLSWIHIKDVVNGIRHVIDSTELSGPINFCAPEAVTMKSFGKTLGSVLNRPHWIPAPSFALQLLLGEMSMLVLEGQRVIPEKLLKSGFSFTFPTLPEALHNIYS, encoded by the coding sequence ATGCGAATTGCCATTACAGGCGGGACTGGACTTGTCGGCAAAGCTCTTACTGAATCCCTCAGAGCGGATGGCCATGATCTTTTTATTTTAACGCGAAATCAGGAAAATGGGTATCAAAAGGGGGTCACTTATGTGAAGTGGCTTTCTAGAGATGCGGATCCTGCAAGTGAGATTGAAGCTATTGATGTAATCATTAATCTCGCTGGTGAGTCCATTAATAGTGGACGTTGGTCAGATGAAAGGAAAGCGCGAATAGTAAATAGCAGAGTAAGTGCAACGAACGAAGTAGTTTCTATCATTAAGCGCTTAAAGCAAAAACCAAAATTACTTATTAATGCCAGTGGTATTGGTTTTTACGGTACCTCAACTGTTGATACTTTTACTGAAGCAACTAAAAAAGCCGGAAATGATTTCCTTGCACAAACGGTGGAAAAATGGGAGGCTGCAACCCTAGAGACTAGAGAACTTGGTGTTCGAACCGTATTTGCCCGCTTTGGAGTAATATTAGACAAGAAGGATGGTGCTTTGCCAAGGATTGCTCTTCCTTATCATTTGTTTGCAGGAGGAACGGTTGGCTCTGGAGATCAATGGCTTTCTTGGATACATATTAAAGATGTCGTTAACGGAATTCGGCATGTGATTGATTCAACTGAGCTGTCTGGCCCCATCAATTTTTGTGCTCCTGAGGCAGTGACGATGAAGAGCTTTGGAAAAACGCTTGGGTCTGTCTTAAATCGTCCTCACTGGATTCCTGCCCCCTCGTTTGCGCTTCAACTTTTACTTGGTGAAATGAGCATGCTTGTGCTAGAAGGTCAAAGAGTTATTCCAGAAAAATTACTTAAAAGCGGTTTTTCGTTCACATTTCCGACTCTTCCAGAAGCTCTTCATAATATTTACTCATAA
- the recX gene encoding recombination regulator RecX, with product MPTITKITAQKKRTDRYNIFLDHGKGEEYGFSVDEDVLIKHSLKKGMVLDDLLLSEIAYSDDIRKAYNTAVNYLARMMRTEAEIKKHLIEKEVDEVIIQEVIHKLNEYQFLNDEQLAFAYVRTQMNTTDKGPTVIKRELKEKGISEAYILEAIDEFPFELQLEKAIALCEKYMKKNKQESQKIMKQKIEQLLFRKGYSSEINQIALEQIEETSDDEELESLRYQAEKLERKYSKYTGYEYAQKMKQALYRKGFSIDVITKYLESK from the coding sequence ATGCCAACAATCACAAAAATAACTGCTCAAAAAAAACGAACCGATCGTTATAATATTTTCCTTGATCATGGAAAAGGAGAAGAATATGGTTTTAGTGTGGATGAGGACGTACTAATTAAACACAGCCTGAAAAAGGGCATGGTACTTGATGATCTTCTTCTTTCGGAAATAGCGTATTCAGATGATATTCGAAAAGCTTACAACACAGCAGTGAATTATTTAGCACGAATGATGAGAACGGAAGCTGAAATAAAAAAGCATTTAATTGAAAAAGAAGTGGATGAGGTAATCATTCAAGAGGTTATTCATAAGCTGAATGAATACCAATTCCTAAATGACGAACAGCTTGCTTTTGCCTATGTAAGAACACAAATGAATACAACGGATAAAGGACCAACCGTCATCAAGCGAGAACTGAAGGAAAAGGGAATATCAGAAGCTTATATTCTTGAAGCAATTGATGAGTTTCCCTTTGAACTGCAGCTTGAAAAGGCTATTGCTTTATGTGAGAAATATATGAAGAAAAACAAACAAGAATCACAGAAAATCATGAAACAAAAGATCGAACAGCTTTTATTTAGGAAAGGATATAGCTCAGAGATCAACCAAATTGCTTTGGAGCAAATTGAAGAAACAAGTGATGACGAAGAACTGGAGTCATTGCGTTATCAAGCAGAAAAGTTGGAGCGAAAATACAGTAAATATACTGGATATGAGTATGCGCAAAAAATGAAACAGGCCCTTTATCGAAAAGGTTTTTCTATTGACGTTATTACCAAGTACTTAGAGTCCAAATAA
- a CDS encoding SDR family NAD(P)-dependent oxidoreductase yields MQSVIITGAGTGLGRELALKYGKEGFHLILVGRSEENLSEVKILLNDAHITVMDIRNKREVDEKIKLLLKEYKVVGLINNAGIGFFGPFEKANENEIEEMFQTNVLGTMYMTQAVLPNICELDGSFVMNIISTAGLRGKVNEAAYVASKFAVRGFTESLQKEYEEKSVLISAVYMGGMNTPFWKGSEHVKDPSKFRSPAEVAEIIFSQKEKECVVIESK; encoded by the coding sequence TTGCAATCTGTAATTATCACGGGAGCTGGAACAGGCCTTGGTCGAGAGCTTGCCCTAAAGTATGGAAAGGAAGGCTTCCATCTTATTTTAGTTGGAAGGTCAGAAGAAAATTTATCCGAAGTAAAAATTCTACTGAATGACGCACATATAACCGTTATGGATATACGAAACAAACGGGAGGTTGATGAGAAAATCAAACTCCTTTTAAAGGAGTATAAAGTGGTCGGACTTATTAACAATGCCGGGATTGGATTTTTCGGTCCTTTTGAAAAAGCAAATGAAAATGAGATAGAGGAGATGTTCCAAACGAATGTGCTCGGCACCATGTATATGACTCAAGCTGTTCTCCCAAATATATGCGAATTAGACGGAAGCTTTGTTATGAATATCATTTCAACCGCTGGACTTCGGGGAAAAGTGAATGAGGCGGCCTATGTCGCAAGTAAATTTGCCGTTCGAGGATTTACTGAAAGCTTACAGAAGGAATATGAAGAAAAATCTGTTCTTATTTCAGCGGTGTATATGGGTGGGATGAACACACCCTTTTGGAAAGGTTCCGAGCATGTAAAGGACCCTTCCAAATTCCGTTCTCCAGCAGAAGTGGCAGAGATTATTTTTTCACAGAAAGAGAAAGAATGTGTAGTAATCGAGTCCAAATAA
- a CDS encoding YfhH family protein, translating into MEKEKRYSELSEFELHQEIAKLNEKARKAEQLGMVNEYAVLERKAIMAKAYLLNPSDFNPGDIYEIEGDPGAYFKIDYLNGVFAWGYRLAGSKKEEALPISMLRKEGTRQADSR; encoded by the coding sequence ATGGAAAAAGAAAAACGTTACAGTGAACTTTCTGAATTCGAATTACATCAAGAAATAGCTAAACTAAATGAGAAGGCAAGAAAAGCAGAGCAATTAGGGATGGTAAATGAATATGCCGTATTAGAAAGAAAAGCGATAATGGCTAAAGCCTATTTATTAAATCCATCAGATTTTAACCCTGGTGATATATATGAGATTGAAGGAGATCCAGGCGCTTATTTTAAAATCGATTATTTAAACGGAGTGTTTGCGTGGGGCTACCGATTAGCGGGGAGCAAAAAGGAAGAGGCATTGCCAATCTCGATGCTGAGAAAAGAGGGAACCAGACAAGCTGATTCCCGATAA
- a CDS encoding small, acid-soluble spore protein K, with translation MRNKAKDFANQNGNKFQGEPRARPEFASKRADGTINTHPQERMKNSSTRG, from the coding sequence ATGCGAAATAAAGCAAAGGATTTTGCAAACCAAAACGGTAATAAATTTCAGGGCGAACCAAGGGCGAGACCTGAATTTGCTTCCAAAAGAGCGGATGGAACGATTAATACACATCCACAAGAACGGATGAAAAATTCTAGTACTCGAGGTTAA
- a CDS encoding YfhJ family protein — MEHYQQKLIELLLEKNDKLSFGQARTWVELLWDDFETTRAKAGYSYRGSEMTEKIVRQWIDYYGDKLHDFVASNPKYKHLLEQDPNELH, encoded by the coding sequence ATGGAACATTATCAGCAAAAACTAATTGAATTACTATTAGAAAAAAATGACAAACTTTCATTTGGGCAGGCTCGGACATGGGTGGAACTTTTGTGGGATGATTTTGAGACAACAAGAGCAAAGGCTGGTTACTCCTACCGAGGGAGCGAGATGACTGAAAAAATTGTTCGACAATGGATCGATTATTATGGGGATAAGCTTCATGATTTTGTCGCTTCCAATCCGAAATATAAGCATCTATTAGAGCAGGACCCAAATGAACTACATTAA